The sequence TTGTTTCCTGACACACTGCTTTATGAATGGCATGAGCTATTGCATAAACAGCCTTGTATACCATGTTAGTGATCCGGAGCTGAGATGTGTCAGTGTACGGGCTCTGGAGCGTCTTTATGTTTTCAGTTCcgtcacacacactcttatctGTGGCTGTAcctgacacacagagacagaattatcatttttttatgtttattaatattattattgttattaattaatttttgcttttcttaacCTGCCAAACATGGctatttaataaaaatgctaatttcacattacatttcagagcattgttttgcagacatttctttttctatttatttatttttattgttgctgtTTCAGTTTCTAAGGCCTATTTGTTTTAAGTATGCACACTAGCTCACATTAACACAAATCAGGCATAAGAAAGTCACAATAGTAAAAGGCAAACAATATTCACACCTTTTCCTTTGATGAACTACCGGTTTTGATGTGTTataatgaattattttaaattattttcagtATAAAGTAACAGCCTAATTAGAGCTATAGACTTTAACTAACACATCtgtaaatacaatatttaatcTTTATTGAGCTTGGTGGCCTAGAGACTGTCTATGTACAACTTTCTCACTTTTCCATAGCCTGCAGTTGAATGCATCCTCCCAGAACTCAGTAAGCACTGGAGAGGCAGCCActttagagggagagagatccaGCAAGAAGTCTCTCAGACCTGGGATGACGGATCGCTCAATTCCAAAACCGATGGCTCCAGAACAGAAGCTGAACCTCAGCATGTCTGTGGTTGTTACCCAGGATTCACTGCCTATCCACTGGCGAGGTGGAGAAGGCTCAAGCGACAGCTCCTCCAGCAGAAGTCTCAGGTCTCCAGATGATGCAAATGTGACAACAACCGTAGCTGTCGACCTTGAGAGAAATTATAGTGCATTGCATTAGGCCTATAGcagtaaaaatattaaattagcattttaaGATATGTAGCAGTATAGTTCGTATAAACATTAGATTTACTTTAGTATTTGGTCTCACTGATAACATTATCAGTATTACATAAAGTCACGTATGGAAAAAAGATAATTTCCAAATTctgaataatataataaaacaatctTCCATCTTATATTTGCCTAAACAATTGTGCTTTTGTGTCCAGACAGTCAGTGTAGGCACAGGGAACGTCAAACCTGCGGATTACATCAGCTACTCTCTGGAACCTGCTACGTGGGTGGGTCCGATAGAAAGATTCAGAGTATTCCACACATATCCCCTCTCTGTGTGCAGCGGCCAAAAAAGACGCCATACCATTATTGCCATAGTCTGAATCTGACCGGACAGCACCTATCCAAGTCCAGCCAAAGTGTTTTACCAGCTTGGCCAGCGCTTCAGCCTGGAACTGATCACTAGGGACGGTTCTGAAGAAATTTGGGTACTGCTGCTTATTGGACAGACATGCACAAGTGGCGAAATGGCTCACCTAAAGGGaaacaaaagtgtaaatatTTACTGGGAAAGGCACATAAAATTAGCACTGGTCTATATGACAAAATAATTCCCAGAAATCCAAAATATTTACTTGAGGGATGTTAAATGACCCGATAATGCGCGACATGCTGATGGATGGCGTGGACCCAGACTCACCAACAACTGCCATCACCATACCAGATTGTGAGCAACTGTCACCAGTGTAAAACACCGGGTCCAGGCCATTTGAAAGCTGGAATGCCACATGCACCGTCACGGGCACCGAGGCGCACGAGTCGTAGATGTGATAACCGAGTTTGATTCCTGGCAGCAGCTCCGTGCTGTTGTTTATCTCCTCGATGGCAAAGATCATTGCACGTGAGAAGCGCAATTCACGGGTGTTAATGCTGCGCAGAGACACTTAAATCACTGTTCAAATTTACAAATCActattttaacagaaaatacatATAACGGAGGAAACAGGCACCAGAATCCAAAACACAGGATTAGATAACTGTCCAACATTCACAAATATCAAAGGTAGTCGTTATTTTTCATCTAGCTTAACAATAAAAAATCACTTGTTAAAGAAACgcatgttaaaaaatacaaaaaatcaaTTTCCACATCTAGTATTTTACATGTAGTATTTTCAATCTAGTATTTTCACGCATATATACTACTGATTGGAAATGTATATGAAAAAAGATACTTTTTGATTCAATACAAAACCATTTTAATACATACAAATCTAAAACTTTCATCCCCCCACATGTAAATCCTCTTATCCCCACTTCTCCTTCTTACTAACCTTCCTGTGCAGCTTAGTGGCTCAGGCATGGTGGTGTAGTTATCCTTCACTGTGTAGTATGGTGTATGGAGGAAACACACCACCATAACGTAGTCACCATCATTGCAATGCAGGTATACGATGTGTACCCTGGAGCTTACATTTCACAGATGAAGTCTGAGTGCTGACCCCAGCACCAGTCCTATCCTCTGTAAGCCCAGCCCTTTGTTTAACATCATCCACAGAATCATTAAAGGAAACATCTGACTTCAGCTCACACAAACCCAGAGACAGGATCAGACCAATACAGAGAGCGGAAATCTCCATCCCTCAATATCTGGATGGGAATACTGTGTCTTTTCACAGGTTTATATAGACTTTAAGACAGAACTTTCCCTCCTACTACCGCACGTCAGACAAAGGATGTCCTCACCCATTATACTTTGATGAAATattgttaaagcatattttttAGGCTGCAAGTACAATGTAATATGCATTACATGTCCATCTATCTTTCAATGTAAACATGAGATATCTTCAAATTGTTGGCCtactctttcattttttttgttatgtttgagcTCATCACAGTCAAGTCTAACAAATGTGCACCTTTAATGGGTTGTTctgtttatttgcatattaaGTAAGGAAGATACAGGGACttttcagcataaggcaacacaACCTCTTGAAGTATTTttatgtattgaaactgatccatgatccctggtatgcgaCAAATAGGCCCAATAataccacagtatgagaaacatcgccataacatgatttttggaCCACCaggctttactgtcttcacagtgtactgtgacTTGAATTCAATGCATGTGGGTTGTTGGAaaaactgtctgcggcccctagacccaaaaagaacagattTGCTATCATATTTCCAGAATGTTGCACCATTTCCCCTTCAGCCAGTCAGTGTCCTTAACCAAATCTCACTCCGTAAGCAAATTTTACTCCTTAAACCTCTGTTGTTACGAGCTCAACCGGTGACAGAGGCGTTATCCGAGTGTGTCGAACAAGCAGACTTGTGAATGTCAAAGACGTCCTCTTGCGGCAGATCCAAGGGTGTTGATTGGGTCCCGTCAGTCTGCCCAGCTGCCATCCCCTTCCCCGAAAGCTTGACGAGCCAGAAAGGCTGCCGCCTGCCGTAAGCTCTATAGATGGCAGGCAGGCACAGAGCTGACAGGAGGCATCAGGAGTGGGTGCCAGGCTGGCGTGAGTGGCACGGAGGAAGGACTCGTAGCTGGGGTGGAGATCCGACAACAGGACGTAGCCAGTCTGGCAGCTGGTGCCAAGGTGAACACCGCTGCAAGTAGAGTCTTCATACTGCTAGCTTGAAGAAAACATAGTTGAGGCCCGTGCTGgacacaaaaagaaagaaagtcttcacgactgcgcatgcacAAAGGGATGCTACACAATAGCGTCAGCTCTTAGAGGCGAAGCCTATACAAAATAGAACTCCATCCCTCAACTGTCATTATGTAGGCATACTGCATGCGTTTTAACACTAGAACTGCTGTGATTACATAACTACTAGAACTGCCGTgagcggtcattttgaccgccagattccaaactctatatgttttaatttttttttcccgtaTAAGAACAATGGGTATGTGCACCGCATGTAAACACTGCCACGCAACTGAACTGAGAGCGGAGTTATGGAGTAAAAAGGCAGCGGCGCACAGTCGAGCAGCGCTGCaccaccacagcagacacccaAAACGAGTTAGTGCCAGTGTTAGCACACGGTTATACATGTCAAATGAGCTCATTTAGAGGTTATTGTTGGTTTCATACCatatttttatgaaatgaaTTTACGGTTTAGCTACTATGTCATGATATGAACACGAGTTATTAGTCTCTACTCAACGTATAATGTAAACTTGTTAATGTTAcattggtgttattttgtttatctAAAGATATTCTAACAAATACACATGAGATTACAATTGGTATTTTTAATTAGAGATTATAGACNNNNNNNNNNNNNNNNNNNNNNNNNNNNNNNNNNNNNNNNNNNNNNNNNNNNNNNNNNNNNNNNNNNNNNNNNNNNNNNNNNNNNNNNNNNNNNNNNNNNNNNNNNNNNNNNNNNNNNNNNNNNNNNNNNNNNNNNNNNNNNNNNNNNNNNNNNNNNNNNNNNNNNNNNNNNNNNNNNNNNNNNNNNNNNNNNNNNNNNNNNNNNNNNNNNNNNNNNNNNNNNNNNNNNNNNNNNNNNNNNNNNNNNNNNNNNNNNNNNNNNNNNNNNNNNNNNNNNNNNNNNNNNNNNNNNNNNNNNNNNNNNNNNNNNNNNNNNNNNNNNNNNNNNNNNNNNNNNNNNNNNNNNNNNNNNNNNNNNNNNNNNNNNNNNNNNNNNNNNNNNNNNNNNNNNNNNNNNNNNNNNNNNNNNNNNNNNNNNNNNNNNNNNNNNNNNNNNNNNNNNNNNNNNNNNNNNNNNNNNNNNNNNNNNNNNNNNNNNNNNNNNNNNNNNNNNNNNNNNNNNNNNNNNNNNNNNNNNNNNNNNNNNNNNNNNNNNNNNNNNNNNNNNNNNNNNNNNNNNNNNNNNNNNNNNNNNNNNNNNNNNNNNNNNNNNNNNNNNNNNNNNNNNNNNNNNNNNNNNNNNNNNNNNNNNNNNNNNNNNNNNNNNNNNNNNNNNNNNNNNNNNNNNNNNNNNNNNNNNNNNNNNNNNNNNNNNNNNNNNNNNNNNNNNNNNNNNNNNNNNNNNNNNNNNNNNNNNNNNNNNNNNNNNNNNNNNNNNNNNNNNNNNNNNNNNNNNNNNNNNNNNNNNNNNNNNNNNNNNNNNNNNNNNNNNNNNNNNNNNNNNNNNNNNNNNNNNNNNNNNNNNNNNNNNNNNNNNNNNNNNNNNNNNNNNNNNNNNNNNNNNNNNNNNNNNNNNNNNNNNNNNNNNNNNNNNNNNNNNNNNNNNNNNNNNNNNNNNNNNNNNNNNNNNNNNNNNNNNNNNNNNNNNNNNNNNNNNNNNNNNNNNNNNNNNNNNNNNNNNNNNNNNNNNNNNNNNNNNNNNNNNNNNNNNNNNNNNNNNNNNNNNNNNNNNNNNNNNNNNNNNNNNNNNNNNNNNNNNNNNNNNNNNNNNNNNNNNNNNNNNNNNNNNNNNNNNNNNNNNNNNNNNNNNNNNNNNNNNNNNNNNNNNNNNNNNNNNNNNNNNNNNNNNNNNNNNNNNNNNNNNNNNNNNNNNNNNNNNNNNNNNNNNNNNNNNNNNNNNNNNNNNNNNNNNNNNNNNNNNNNNNNNNNNNNNNNNNNNNNNNNNNNNNNNNNNNNNNNNNNNNNNNNNNNNNNNNNNNNNNNNNNNNNNNNNNNNNNNNNNNNNNNNNNNNNNNNNNNNNNNNNNNNNNNNNNNNNNNNNNNNNCTGTCAGGACGTTTTGGCTCTGCTTTCTCCCTGCACGGTCAGTCAGCGGAAGCACCGTTCACACCGTCCTATCCTTCCCCATTTCCACAGCCGCCTCCGGCTGTGATGACTCAGGTGGGCTGTATGTTNNNNNNNNNNNNNNNNNNNNNNNNNNNNNNNNNNNNNNNNNNNNNNNNNNNNNNNNNNNNNNNNNNNNNNNNNNNNNNNNNNNNNNNNNNNNNNNAATTGCAAATATGACCAGAACAGCTATGTAGCCGAACTCACCGGGAACATCTGCCGTGGCCGGCTCACCGCAAACATCAGCCGTGGCCGGCTCAACGGGACAATCAGCCGTGGCCGGCTCAACGCCATCAAAGGGACCATCGAGCCTAAACGCAATATTTNNNNNNNNNNNNNNNNNNNNNNNNNNNNNNNNNNNNNNNNNNNNNNNNNNNNNNNNNNNNNNNNNNNNNNNNNNNNNNNNNNNNNNNNNNNNNNNNNNNNNNNNNNNNNNNNNNNNNNNNNNNNNNNNNNNNNNNNNNNNNNNNNNNNNNNNNNNNNNNNNNNNNNNNNNNNNNNNNNNNNNNNNNNNNNNNNNNNNNNNNNNNNNNNNNNNNNNNNNNNNNTCATTCTGGACATTTTTTACGAAATGGGTTTCTAACTAAGTTAATCAAAAGCAGTGTAGGTTACTGTAATCAAATAGACTACcgacaaatacaaatagggTAGTGACGTTTCTCTAACAAAGNNNNNNNNNNNNNNNNNNNNNNNNNGACCGAACCCGAACAACTAAGTACACATAATGTGTCGGCTACATTTGCCTTTCAAACGCAGTCGACGCAGGGGACAGCTCGTCTTTTGACACCAATTTCCACAGAAGGGTTGCGGCATGGGTTTGCAGGTGTCTGTGTCTGGCAGCTTATCCTCACCGGGCGACTGCAgggcgatttttttttttctgtggacaGGTGCGGGGGTGATGTAGCTGCGGAACGGAAACCGTGCGATGCGGCCCTTGTACCCTCTAGAATCtgctctcagctcctctgccaacGCCAGCAAAAACGTCCTCTCGAAATCTTGCTGTGGTGCACTCCTTGTAAGAGGACATGTGCATTTTATTCCAGCCATGGTCGAGGATGTTATAAAATACAGCATGGCCATTTCGTGTACCGCCTGTCACGGAGCGTACGCCTTCCCATATGCTCTCAGCACCTCGACGCGTATTTGGTGTTATTATAATATGGTGACAGACTCGGGGTTTTTTTGCCTTCGGTCCATCTGTTTATTCCCACACTTGTGTGGCACTGAGCTCAAAATGCAGACATTTTTCTGGATTCCCTGGTAAATGGTCAATATTGTGCATTAAGTAAGATGTCAGCAAATCTTGTGCTGAACAGCTCTAGCTGCTCTTTTACAGAGGGAAGGCAACTCGCGTTTTGCTTTGGCCCAGGGGTGCCAACCAGCTGGTCTTTTGGCCTGTAAGGCAGTGGATAGTTTAGGGCATGGGAAGAAAGTATCCGTCGTACTGTTTCTTCCATTACACAGAAACGGGCGCCCGCCAGTTTCCGCACCACACTATCTCCACAAGCTGACCTTTTCCGCGGGTCTCCTCTTACAAGATACGAAGCCCATCAGCATAGATTTGGAATGCACAATCCGCAGCCAGCCAAAATGTTTATGCCGAATTTATCAGGCTTGTTCCCCAGTACTGAATGAATTCGCACACGGGCCTGGGTGGGGAACAAACTGCTCATCAATGGTAATGTCAGCACCAGGCTTGTAAGCAAGCTATGCTGTTGCACAAACTTGTTCCAGGTTGTGACACCTAGGCAAACTTGTCATCCTGCAGATGAATGCTCTGGTTTCTTTTTTATCGAACCGCAGAATTCATGCCCTCTTAATGTTTCTGGCCATTGTTGCTGTAAAAAAGGGCAAGCCCCATTTTCTGACCACACAACTGTACaattgattgtgttttgcaccCTGTGGGCCCCGCGGGACATCAGTAGGGCTTATAAATGGCTTAGTTCAGGCACCGTCATTGTCCCAGGAACTGTCACCAAGGTTTGCCGATGGGCCTCAGCACAGTGCAGTCCATGATGTGCTTCCAGCATGCCATTATCGAAGAGGACACACAAAGGCTGTGAGAGCATCTTCAATGTTCGTTTTGCGTGCGCTGTGGGGCCAGCAGCTTCTGTCAGGACGTTTTGGCTTATGCTTTTCCTGCACGGTCCAGGCAGCGGAAGCACCGTACCACCGTCCTATCCTCCCAGTTCCACAGACGCCTCAGGCTGTGATGACCAGGTGGGGTAGTTGGCTCGAGGGGTAGGCTAATGGTTCGGgaaggccaaaaaaaaacaaaacctattATAGCTATAACACAACAAACTAGAATAGATAATAATTACAGCCTACAATTGCAAATATGACCAGAACAGCTATGTAGCCGAACTCACCGGGAACAGCTGCCTGTGGCACGGTCACGCAAACATTCAAGCCGGGCCGGACTCATCCCGGGACAATCAGCCGTGGCCGGCCTCAACGCCCTCAAAAGGGACCATCGAAGCCTAAACGCAATATTTCGCTACGAATTTCTTAGATGACAGTCTTCGCCTCTTTTTTCGAGTTGGCCTACGGACTCACTCTATGATGAGATGAAGTGTTGGCCTATCATTCAACCAGGAACGGCACTGTCACTTTCCTCCGGAATCCGATAGAGCCCCAGCACAGCACTCATCACTCCATGTTCTGAAGCATCTCCAAGGCAGTTCAAACAGTCATATACCTCCTAAATCGGGTCAGTCATTCTGGACATTTTTTACGAAAGGGGTTTCAACTAGTTAGACAAAAGCGTGGAGGTTACTGTAATCAAATAGACTACCGACAAATACAAAATAGGGGTAGTGACGTTTCTCTAACAAAAGACAATGTAGTTACTAAGCAACCAGATCAACCGAGCGAAAAGTAAAAGTTACATAAAGATGCGCCGAAAACATTGCGGTCCATTTGACCGTGTATGGCCAAAATAGGGTAAATTGTCatatttttttgggctttggtgtaaataattgaaaaacacatttttaaatgggaAAAAACAGACACTTGTAGGAAAAGTCCAGGTACCAGCAGGAtcgtaatcttttttttcagcaaagGTATTGCActtataaaatgcaaaaacgGTCAAAATGAGTCATGGCAGTTCTAGTGTTACGCGTCGACTGTGACGCCCAGGGCTGCCAACtatcacgcattggccgtgagacaccaACGCATTGAGGGGGGTAGGTTTCCACagtcacacgccacacccccaatttctcacgctgaagtgaaGTGTCAttccggtcggtcaaatttctgaaagatgagtttatcaatagatctacctgttgagccaaTCGTGATAGAGAGATGATGAGGgtgttcaagagcgctccctgtctgtggaattttcaaattgtcgcaaactgaagCGAcaatcccaggtgcatttccccggcttcNNNNNNNNNNgctctgagtatcacagacccgtccgtcctctataaagatagaggtgagcagcgcggctggtagtgtagcaacatCAGTTTATTTTGGTGGACTCTctgtggacagtgacgcgttgcatctgtgtagtcctccgatgaagagcagcgtacagccgcTCTAAACTTTGTAGCAGACCAGAGCATCCAAAGGGCTCTGTTGTCTGTGAGATGAGATCCACCAGATCAGGGAATAAGAACATGATAGAgaaatattacaactctccaaatccggacaacatgagggaggcgTTAATATTTGTGAATAGTGCCACACAGTTGTAAACAGGAGCAGACATCTGAGGAAACACAATCTGAGATCTATGAAGTCCAGGGCTCAAATGAACTAATGTATGATTCACATGAATAAGTGCACATTTAAAGAGATGTACTTCCCCAACAAAACATCCAAGGGCCTTATTTCTGATATTTTCAATTGTTTCAAGCATAACTTGATGTAGAAATGGGTAGAAATAGTTATAGCAGAAAGATTCACTGTGTAATACTCAAAATTATATATCTCATCACAAAATCTGGAAACAAAACCTATGCCATTGGGTTGCCGGGCCAGCTGTTACTGGTCCAGATGTTTGGCGGGGGGCAGATACTGCAatgttgggccactattgtgcttggcacattgtctgggtcagttcttatatcataagaaggtAATGCAATGTGGAATCAAGTGATGACTGATTAatattaatgtaaatgctaaatgccctaatacctgttgatactacaacaatgcaaaggctcttaaccctacagttttacacatatcatgtaagacttgatttctccatttttttttcagaatttaatggattatttttcaaaaaaaatttcCT comes from Etheostoma spectabile isolate EspeVRDwgs_2016 chromosome 3, UIUC_Espe_1.0, whole genome shotgun sequence and encodes:
- the LOC116687037 gene encoding vomeronasal type-2 receptor 1-like, with the protein product MVVCFLHTPYYTVKDNYTTMPEPLSCTGSINTRELRFSRAMIFAIEEINNSTELLPGIKLGYHIYDSCASVPVTVHVAFQLSNGLDPVFYTGDSCSQSGMVMAVVGESGSTPSISMSRIIGSFNIPQVSHFATCACLSNKQQYPNFFRTVPSDQFQAEALAKLVKHFGWTWIGAVRSDSDYGNNGMASFLAAAHREGICVEYSESFYRTHPRSRFQRVADVIRRSTATVVVTFASSGDLRLLLEELSLEPSPPRQWIGSESWVTTTDMLRFSFCSGAIGFGIERSVIPGLRDFLLDLSPSKVAASPVLTEFWEDAFNCRLWKNKSVCDGTENIKTLQSPYTDTSQLRITNMVYKAVYAIAHAIHKAVCQETNSTTQCDKFTRIESKEVLTQLKKVYFSQNGYDVSFDANGDPVARYELVNWQKSESGSIEIVTVGHYDASLPVGQKFRINRNLTWVDGGTRVPVSVCSDSCPPGSRKLLQKGKPICCYDCIPCPEGEISNATDSPDCFPCPKLWLWRYLPFGLQCLD